In Papio anubis isolate 15944 chromosome 20, Panubis1.0, whole genome shotgun sequence, a single window of DNA contains:
- the LOC103879999 gene encoding uncharacterized protein LOC103879999 isoform X3: protein MALAQAEELHRLGTETTCMPQSPLRAGPRSGQSVTSPRCWVQVHATIYPLGRIQEEEQHDSEDGFRSRTQGGEAPHSGAGQRYMSQPHLWKGPEKSLTSPHTSWLQAPEL from the exons ATGGCCTTGGCCCAGGCAGAAGAGTTACATCGCCTAGGTACTGAGACCACGTGTATGCCACAATCTCCGCTACGGGCAGGTCCCAG gtCCGGGCAAAGTGTAACATCACCTAGGTGCTGGGTCCAGGTACATGCCACAATCTACCCTCTGGGCAGGATCCAGGAGGAAGAGCAACACGACTCGGAAGATGGGTTCAG GAGCCGGACCCAGGGAGGAGAGGCACCTCACTCAGGTGCTGGGCAAAGGTATATGTCACAACCACATCTGTGGAAAGGCCCAGAGAAGAGCTTAACAAGCCCACACACATCCTGGCTTCAG